One window of Novipirellula aureliae genomic DNA carries:
- the ppnP gene encoding pyrimidine/purine nucleoside phosphorylase encodes MKVNEYFDGNVKSIGFENREGRATSGVMAVGQYEFGTSENERVKVVSGELIVKLPGQSEYVAYPSGSEFQVAADEKFQLKVEQPTAYLCFYS; translated from the coding sequence ATGAAAGTAAACGAATACTTCGACGGCAACGTCAAATCGATTGGTTTTGAAAACAGGGAAGGCCGAGCCACGAGCGGCGTGATGGCGGTTGGGCAGTATGAGTTTGGCACCAGCGAGAACGAGCGAGTAAAAGTCGTTTCGGGTGAGTTGATTGTCAAACTGCCGGGCCAAAGTGAGTATGTGGCCTATCCATCGGGAAGTGAATTCCAGGTAGCCGCGGATGAGAAATTCCAATTAAAGGTCGAACAGCCGACCGCGTATTTGTGTTTTTATAGCTAG
- a CDS encoding gamma carbonic anhydrase family protein, with product MSIIKSVRGFTPQFGDNCFLADNAVVVGDVVMGNECSVWFGAVVRGDVNSIRIGNKVNIQDGAVLHTLYQKSVIEIDDNVSIGHNVCVHGAKIEKNCLIGIGSVVLDHVVVGEGSIIGAGSVVLQGTQIEPGSLYAGTPAKRIKDVDPEQAKEMIERIANNYVFYSSWYKES from the coding sequence ATGAGCATCATTAAATCCGTCCGTGGTTTTACCCCTCAATTTGGTGACAATTGTTTTCTTGCCGACAATGCGGTCGTTGTCGGGGATGTCGTCATGGGCAATGAGTGCTCGGTTTGGTTCGGGGCGGTCGTTCGCGGCGATGTCAATTCGATTCGAATTGGCAACAAAGTCAACATTCAAGATGGGGCGGTTCTACATACGTTGTATCAAAAGTCGGTCATCGAGATTGATGATAATGTTTCGATCGGGCACAACGTCTGTGTTCATGGTGCGAAGATCGAAAAGAATTGTTTGATTGGAATCGGTTCCGTGGTTCTCGATCATGTCGTCGTCGGTGAAGGCTCCATCATTGGTGCAGGATCGGTCGTGTTGCAAGGCACTCAGATTGAGCCTGGCAGTTTGTATGCGGGTACCCCGGCGAAACGCATCAAGGATGTCGATCCTGAACAGGCGAAAGAGATGATCGA